In Klebsiella aerogenes, the DNA window CACCTGATGACCAGTTGTTTTTATATCCGTTGTTTCAAGCAAAGTAGATGCGTGATAGGCCTTGATTTCGTTATAGGTGTTACAGAATCCGCTTGCCCCTTTAACGTGAACATTGTTGCAATTTAGGACTTCAGCTATTTGTTTGTGAGGGTTATCATCAACATGTTTCGCCGTTTTCTATGGCATTATTTAAATAAGTAACTAGGTTGTTTATGAAAATTAGATATGCTGTTGCAGTCACATTGGCATCCGCCTTATTCATTTCTGTGTGTGAAAAAACAGAGGCGGCTAACGCCATGCCGGTTTATCTCCTACTTGGTCAGAGCAACATGGTTGGAATGAGATCTGTAGCTGCTGATCTTCCCAGCAATATGCAAAAACCTAATAAAAACGCTCTCATTTATAAAGACGGGAAATGGATACCTGTATCCCCCTCATCATTCGAGATCAAAGGGTTTGGCCCAGAGGTATCTTTTGCTCATGAGTTAGCAAAAAAAGGAAAAGTTGGCATTATTAAAGTATCTGCAGGTGATACAAAGTTAGCCTTAGAGTGGAATTCAGCCCCTAAAGGATACCTTTACGAAAAGACAATTTCTGAAATTAAATCAGCAGAGAAAACTAAAAACATAGCCATAAAGGGTGTCATGTGGATGCAAGGCGAAAGTGACGGCATCACTAAAGAGCATGCAGAAGCATATAAGCATAACCTTGAAGTTTTCATTAAAAATATTAAAAAAGAAACAGGAAATAATAATCTTACATTTTCTGTCTGTCGTGTAACATCGCCAGCACCATATTTCAAATACACCCCAATTGTTAGAAAGGCTCAAGAAAGTATTAAGATGAAGGGTTACAAATGGTTTAGCTGTGATGACCTAACCAAAGGGCCTGATAACCTTCATTATGATACGAAAGGTATTGTGAAACTAGGTGAGTTATTCAGTAATTCTATAAAATAATAATAGGGGACATTCCCCTATTCCATTATCCTTACAAATATTCCATTACAATAACGATACCACCAGCTCCTCGACCTGAAGCAGCCATACCATCGCCCTGAATGGATACTGCACTCCCTCCCTTGCCAAAAGCGGAGCCAGTACCTTTCCCAGAGAGACTGCCTGGACTTGCTGTTTTCGCTAGAATTGCGCAGGAACCATCATTACCAGCGTATGAATAAAAATTTGCACCCGTAATCATTCTGTTAAGCGTTGAGTGCCTGAACGAAGATGCTGGGCGCAGTGTCGATGAAATCAAAGACGCCGGTTATATGGTGTATGCAGATAACCCAGAATATAAGGACTTTGACAGCTGGGCCCTGGTTGAAGTTGATTTGTCTGAGTTCGAAAGCAAGCCACAACGTATCAATATTTCACTGCCTGATACGCTGATTAAGCGCATCGATAATGCCGTAAAGGGTAACGCCAGCTATCGTGACAGAAGCCATTTTCTGGCTGAAGCTACCCGACACGAACTGAAGCAGTGAGACCAGCGTAGAATTCTCCGGCGCTATGACAGGGGTACTGATGCAATGCATCTCGCGAATACCCCTGTCGTATCGACGGAAAGCAAGAAAACCGCCGGTTGGCAGGGTTTCGATTGTTAAGCGATGTGTCGAAGTGCCCACTCTTATCAGACTACAATACTTTTTGCGTAACGCACTAATATTTTTTACCATATCCTGAAAGACAAAGGAGTAGCACTATGAGTGACGGATTACAGGTTGTAATGTCTCCCGTTCAACTGGCGGCAGTCATATCTGATAAAACAGTTACTGAGGCAGAAACCCTGCAAAACAGATTGC includes these proteins:
- a CDS encoding sialate O-acetylesterase, whose protein sequence is MKIRYAVAVTLASALFISVCEKTEAANAMPVYLLLGQSNMVGMRSVAADLPSNMQKPNKNALIYKDGKWIPVSPSSFEIKGFGPEVSFAHELAKKGKVGIIKVSAGDTKLALEWNSAPKGYLYEKTISEIKSAEKTKNIAIKGVMWMQGESDGITKEHAEAYKHNLEVFIKNIKKETGNNNLTFSVCRVTSPAPYFKYTPIVRKAQESIKMKGYKWFSCDDLTKGPDNLHYDTKGIVKLGELFSNSIK